The genomic window ATTTATTTAATGGTGTCGCGGATGTGGTTGTGACAGATGGTTTTACTGGAAATGCCGTGTTAAAATCCATTGAAGGAACAGCACAAGCAATTATGAGCAATTTAAAATCATCCATTTTAGATAGTGGTTTAAAAGGAAAAATGGGGGCATTGCTACTAAAAGATAGTTTGAAAGACTTGAAACAAAAAATGGACTACTCAAATCATGGTGGAGCTGTATTGTTTGGTGTAAAAGCACCTGTTGTTAAAACACATGGCTCAACAGGACCAGATGCGGTGAGACACACAATTAGACAAATCCATACCATGCTTGAAAAAGATGTAGTAAACAATTTAGTTGCTTATTTTGATGAGCATCAAGCATAGACAAAAAAAGCATTTACAAGTAAAATACTAAGTAGAGTGAGTGGCTTAATAAAAGGAGGAACTTACATGTCTAGAGATGAAGTATTTGGTAAAATCCAAACAATTATCGTTGAGCACTTTGAAGTAGATGAAGATAAAGTGACTGAAACAACAAATATCAAAGAAGATTTAGATGCAGATTCAATTAGCATTATGGAATTTGTTTTAGAATTAGAAGATGTCTTTGATGCAGAAATTTCTGATGAAGATGCAGAAAAAATTGAAACAGTTGGCGCAGCAGTTGATTATATCGTTGCAAACCAATAATAGGTAGGGTATCACATAAAGTGGTACTCTTTTTTATTGCCATAAAACAAAAAACTACCAGCCAAAATGACTGGTAGAAAAAAGGAGTTGTTTTATTTACTTTGGGGGAGTAAATAAAGTAAAAAAATTGTAGGGTTGTTTGTTACTACATAAAGAATAATAACTCTTAGCTATGAAATAAATATGAAGACATGTGTGCAATTATTTGAAAAAACAGCGATTAATTATCGGCTAAATAGGTTTCTTTTTTAAGACGTGTTAATTGTTTAAAGGCATACTCTTTTTGCATGGCTTCACTTTTTGTTTCAAATACTTCATGGTGAATCATTTTTGCCGGGCGTCTTTTTTTTAGTCTAGTATATTTTGCGCCTTTACCAGAGTTATGTTCAGCTAGTCGTCTTTCTAAGTTTGTTGTATAACCAGCATAAAAAGTATTGTCAGCACATAATAATACATAAAAATAATGATGTTTAGTTTGTGCCATGAAGCATCTCCTTAATCTCTGGTAAATATTCATTATCCTCACCATAAACATAAAGAGGGGGAAGAATTCTTAATCCATCTGTTTTCCCATCTTT from Vagococcus martis includes these protein-coding regions:
- the acpP gene encoding acyl carrier protein; this encodes MSRDEVFGKIQTIIVEHFEVDEDKVTETTNIKEDLDADSISIMEFVLELEDVFDAEISDEDAEKIETVGAAVDYIVANQ
- a CDS encoding GIY-YIG nuclease family protein, encoding MAQTKHHYFYVLLCADNTFYAGYTTNLERRLAEHNSGKGAKYTRLKKRRPAKMIHHEVFETKSEAMQKEYAFKQLTRLKKETYLADN